In Molothrus ater isolate BHLD 08-10-18 breed brown headed cowbird chromosome 22, BPBGC_Mater_1.1, whole genome shotgun sequence, the genomic window CGGCCCCCAAAACCGCTGCCACCCCAACCGAGAGCCGGCTGCCCACGGCCCGCACAGCAGCACCGGGTAAGAGCCGAGCGGGGCAGCGTTTTGGggtggggctgccctgctccagctcatgCCCACGCTGTTGCCTCGTTCAGCCTGCGGAGGGACCCTGCGCGGCCCCGAGGGCTCCTTCAGCTCCCCCAACTATCCCGGCCCCTACCCCCCCAACGCCCTCTGCATCTGGCACATCGAGGTGGGCGCCGGCCTCGCCATccagctgaggatggagacgTTCAGCGTGGAGGGCACGGCCTCCTGCCTCTTCGACCGCCTGGAGCTCTACGAAGAGCAGGGCAccgctggcactgcccctgccccagcccggggGAGCCCGACCAGGTAGGGCTCCTCACACCTGTGGAGCGTGGCAGTGTGGGGGCAGAGAGCGGTGCCAGCCCTTGCTGTGCCCCCAGGTTTTGTGGCAACGTGCCCCCCCCGACCTTCAACTCCAACTCGAACCGCCTGCGGGTCACCTTCGTGTCTGACAGCAGCGTGGGCGCCCAGGGCTTCAGCGCCCGCTACCGAGCCGTGCTCCCTGCAGAGAGTGAGTGCCCCggcccagggcactgccagggtccctccctgctggcagggaatggggagagccagcacagggaggggagggtgCCCGGCGGAACCCCCCGTCCAGCGAGGGTGTCTGTGCTGCGTGCAGAGAGCTGCGCCTGGGACGAGCACCTGTGCGACCGGgggctctgcctccagctgggCTTCGTGTGCGACGGCTTCCACGACTGCACGGACGGGAGCGACGAGGCCAACTGCAGCCTGAAACACAAAGGTGAGAGGGACAGACCCCCACCCgcagcccccagacccccccaacCACAGCTCCCAGACCCCCcccacccacagctcccagacCCCCACCCgcagcccccagacccccacctgcagctcccagaccCCCACCCGCCACCCCCAGAccctcacccagccccagccccccaCCCGCAGCCTCCAGAcccccacccacagcccccggcccccgcggcaccagggatgggtgggagagGGAGATGGAAGGAAGGGAGACGGGCAGGGGGAAATCtctttgtgtgtgtgcgtgtgtccCTCCAGAATGTGGGGGGCCGCTGACGGCCTTGGAGGGGCACTTGTCCACCCCGAACCACCCGCAGCCATACCCACACCAGCAGGTGAGAGAAGGGGCGCTGTGGGAGCGCGGTGAgggtgaggctgggcagggaggaaggcagccccggccccagggagagctgggggtgcccctgcccagcttcACGGGTGTTGCCGGCTGCCCCCCCGCCCCGCAGCTGTGCCTCTGGCAGATCTCGGTGCCCCTGGGCCACGTCATCGACCTGCACTTCCACAACTTCAGCCTGGAGTCGCACGAGGACTGCAGCTTCGACTTCGTGGAGGTGCACGACAGCGCGGGCAcgggcactgccagcctcaTGGGCAGGTACCCGACACccccagtcctgctgtgccaccctggTGACACTGGGGCCGTGCCTCGCccggggaaactgaggcacggggctGGCTGGTGGGGAGGAGCCACCGgaaggcaggggctggggaggtgctggTCAGCCCCCTGAGCCCATCTCTTGTCCCGTGACCTCGCAGGTTCTGTGGCCACCAGCTGCCACCCGCCCTGACCTCCTCGCGGCACGTCATGACCGTGCTCTTCGTGGCAGACGAGGGAGTTGCAGATGAGGGGTTCTTTGCCACCTACCAAGCCCGCAATGCCACAGAGAGTAGGTAGCCAAGtgggggcagaggctgctcagggtgggtgGTGCCACCTCCATCTTTGGGGGgcttcaaggccaggctggataaaaacctgggaaaaaCAGCTCTTGTTCCACAGCTGGCCCTGCTTGGAGCAAAGGGCCCCCAGGGCCCCTTCTCACCTTGTTTCTCACCTGGTTTATCCTATAACATCACAGCAGTGGGGTTGGCACCTGGAAGGGCTCACCTGCACAGAGGTGTGATCCatgaccccagggctgcccccaaATACCCCAGGGAATTTGGGATCTCCCTACGCTGGATCTGCCAGATCCCCTGGCCAGTGAGCAAGACAGGGGTGGTCAGCATGGGAGCAGagtggctcccagccctgccctgccctctcccctTGCAGAGACCTGCAGCCCCGCAGAGTTTTCCTGTGGGAATGGCGAGTGCCGGGCGCTGGAGTCTGTGTGTGACGGCTGGCACGACTGCCCCGATGGCACCGACGAGCTGAACTGCACCGGGGTGTCCTACCCGGCCTTCGGTGAGTGCCAGCACCCCTGGGTGCCCCGCTCAGCACCCAGCCcgccctgagcccagctggcacagccgGTGGGCAGCCTGCGCTGGCACAACCCCTCTCCCTGCGGCAGGGTCTGTCTGCGAGCCCGTGGAGGTGGAGatgtgcctggggctgggctaCAACGCCACCTCCTTCCCCAACATCTGGCTGGCCATCCCGGACCAGGAGGGAGCCGCCGAGGTGCTGCAGGACTACCAGGTGAGCTGGCCGggggctgtccccacactgcCGCGCTCCGCAGGTGTGAGAGCTGCCCTCACCTGGTGCGCCGGCCTCAcaccgctgtccccgctgtcccgcAGACGCTGATGGAGCTGGCGTGTTATCAGCACCTCCGCCTGCTCATCTGCAGCCTCTTCGTGCCCAAGTGCACCCCAGACGGGGGcgtgctgcagccctgccgcGCCGTGTGCCTGGCGGCGGAGCTGCGCTGCCAGCAGTCCCTCGGCCTCCTCGGCATCCTCTGGCCCATCAACTGCAACATCCTGCCCGACTCCAGCGACCCCGTGGAGTGCTTCCAGCCCTGAGCCGGCcggaggagagcagcaggggctgaagccaccctccccaccccaaatGTCCCTCCTGTGCTCTTCCTGAGTAAATACCCAGCTGTTGGGTggcccctcagctgctctgggctcagcccctgtgcccagtgCTTGGCTTGGTGCCTGGATGCCACAGGCTTGCCCACAGCTCCATCTCCCTATCATATCCCACAGGGAAAGGCTTgtgctggaggggcaggagggaaagggTTAATGCTCCCCAAACGGAGCAAGGCTGGGCAGAGgtgagccaggctgcagggacaggagcccagggctgcccgtgtcccacagccccaaagccagcagAATAAAACAGCGTGAGCAGCTGACAAACCCAAAGCAGCAGGTGACTCATTTGGGGTCTGTGTGTGGGTGCTGCCAGATcctggggaaactgaggaatggctggagggagggaagccagggatggggtgggggatctgagcagggatggaggggcacaggggacactgcaggggacagtgggcagctggctgtgccctcacTGGGCTGGGGGCTTGCAGGGTCCCAGGGAGATGGATGGGCCTCAGAGGGGTCCACTTGGTGGCCCCATGGTGCAGGGAGGGGATCCTGTGCCATCAAGAGTGGTGGccttgctggctgtgctggctctgctggctgaaGGCCACCCTGGTGGCCACAAGCCTGGCAACACCCATGGCCACAAACCAGCGTCCAGCTGGCCAAAAAAACAATCCCTTCACACCttgggggagaggagagaggtggctccctgccaccagccagCCTGCCCGTGGGTGTCCAGGCATGGAAGGAGCACTTGGCAACgtccccagctccactgcaggCTCTGGCACGGGGAGGAGAGAGCCAGCAATGCCATCGTGCTTCCCACTGCCCTGAGCACGTGGAGaaagccccagcctggctggggtcGCTGGGCTCAGGACCCACTTGTGCCAGTACCgctctgctcctgtgcccagcacGGACCTGGCACTCCCACCCAGCCCGGGGGGTTTGAGCCCACCCagctccttctctccctgcatgtcccagctgctgctgggcacagggacgTCCCCAGCCACAGGCCCGCCCCTGTGGCCAGCGTGTGACCGTGTCCCTTGGACGCACTCGGCGCTGGAACGAGTTAAAGGCAGGCTGGGAGTGCCTCGAAAGCTTCGCCGCGCGCTCGGCGGTCCCTGGGGCCGGCCCTGCCTCCTGGCACGGGCACAGACggctctgcctgcccttccaCCTGCTCTGCACGCTCAGCCCAACGTGCTGGGACTGCCCAGATGGATcctgcagcttcccctgcgtgctcccagggctggcactgccgggCACGGTGTGTTCTGCCATGCCTtggcctcagctctgctgccagtcAGGGCACCCTCACACCCTGAGAGCTCCCTCTTCTTTCTGCCactccatctctctctgccTCGCTGGATTTCCCCCCTTCAGCTTTTATcttgtttcctttccctctgctgcctgttttccttgttttgccCCCCTCCACCCGGCTGCCCAGCCGTGTCCAGCTGAGGTggtgcccagcctgtgcctcctctccctcagccGGGCTGTTTGCAGCgctctcccttccccctgctTACAGCACTTCCGACATCACgggattatttttctttttccccttgtcTTGTAGCTTTTGGCTCCCAAGGCCCTTGATTTCCTTTGGAGTTTGGGAGGAGAGAcgtggggaggaggggggggtGGAGAGGCTGCCTCTCTTAGGGCCTTCGTCAGAGCCAAGTGGCCAGGAAGAGCCTCAGCCCTTCCACAGCGGTGAGCAGCGAGGTGAGGTCCTGGACTGGAGCCGCGGGATCACAGTGAGTGGGGACACCCAGCCGGGGGCAGCTGGGactccctgccttcctgcctccGGCGCCTGGGCGGAGGAGAGAcgcttttctcctccttttctcctccttttcctctttgttgCCGTCGTGGAGGGGGAAGAGAGCAGCTTTTCTGGGTCAAGGCCACGGGGATGGGGccagctctggccctggggctcagccctcgtcgtgctgctgtgggaagggctgggggcagcccgGGCAGGGGGGTGGTCCCGGTAGGAGGGTGGTCCCGGGGATGCTGCAGCCGGCCGGGGGTGGAGCAGAGCCGCCGGCAGCCGGGATGGTGCCAAGGGCAGGGCCAGACACGGCCCCGCGTTCCCCGAGCTGCCGCCCCACCACACACCCCCCCCCCGAGACAACAACCCTGCCCCAGGCACGCTCACAGCTCTCCAGATGCCAGCCCTAAATCCCCCTGCCCGTTGCCCCATAGCTGGGCATGATGGGGCAGTGCCCACCCCAAAGAGCCCCcagccacacacacaaaggcgctgccacagccctggccctAAATCCAGACCCCACACACGTCCTGAGCTGCCCCgggctgcaggaggctgtggtGGCACATGGGCCATGGGGTGCTGTGGTGGCACACAGGCCATGGGGATGCTGTGGTGGCACATGTGGGGATGCTGTGGTGGCACATGGGCCGTGGGGATGCTGTGGTGGCACATGTGGGGATGCTGTGGTGGCACATGGGCCGTGGGGATGCTGTGGTGGCACACAGGCCGTGGGGATGCTGTGGTGGCACATGGGCCATGGGGATGCTGTGGTGGCACATGTGGGGATGCTGTGGTGGGACACAGGCCATGGGGATGCTGTGGTGGGACTTGGGCCATGGGGAGGCTGTGGTGGCACACAGGCCGTGGGGATGCTGTGGTGGCACATGGGCCATGGGGATGCTGTGGCAggtgcaggcagcactggggccTCGCTGAAGGGAGCAGCCCAAAAGGTaatggggaaaaagggggggaatGTCCCCTGCTGACCCCCCACATTCCCTGCCAAGCAGTCCCAACCCTCCTCGCTGTGGTCCCCAGAGCTGTGATCCTTCTCTgcccccctccagcccctccaggacAAGATGaagcagctcttcctcctcttcctcctcggGCTCATCAGCAGGTCCTTGCAGATCGAAGACAACAAgatccctgggctgtgctcagggcagccGGGCATCCCAGGGACCCCGGGCCTGCACGGGGGGCAGGGTTTGCCAGGCAGAGACGGACGAGACGGCCGGGATGGAGCCATGGGCATGCCAGGGGAGAAGGGTGACATGGGCCCTCCTGGTAAGAAAGGAGAGATCCCATCTGGGGAGGGGGATTTGCCATTCCCTGCCCGTGGGGAACACCCCATGCCAGGGAGTAAGTGCTGCATGCTGGCACAAATTGCCAAACGGAGAATGAACCCTGCAGAAGCGCCCCTGCCATGCCACCGCCACCCCTTGGCCCTGCCTGTGGTGCCCCCGTGTTCTGTaaaaccagcagctccttgtcACTGGGGAAGCTGCATTGTCCCCATCCCCAATGCCAcccctctctcccagccctgctttaGGAGGGACCACCatcatccctgccctggctcctgggctgggctttcCCCCAACCTGTGAGGGTTTCTCCAACGATTTGTTGATGCTGAGTTAATCAAcgcccccagccctccccgcTCGTGCTGCTCCCCCATGCGgtgccctgctgtggcagggaatTGCTGTAATTGGGACTGGGCAGGAGGggtggaggagctgtgctggtgactCCGAGGTGACCCTGtccccctctgcctgccccaggcgTGCCGGGTCCCCGCGGGGAGGTGGGCAGCCCCGGCGTGGACGGGCTGCACGGTGAGAAGGGAGCTCAGGGCGAGTGCGCCGTTGCTCCTCGCTCCGCCTTCAGCGCCAAGCGCTCCGAGTCCCGCAGCCCTCCCCTGGCCGACCAGCCCATCCTCTTCGACGTGGTGCTCATCAACGAGCAGGGCCACTACGACCCGGCCACGGGCAAGTTCACCTGCGAGGTGCCCGGCCTTTATTACTTCGCCGTGCACGCCACCGTGTACCGCACCAGCCTGCAGTTCGACATCATCAAGAACGGCCACTCCATCGCCTCCTTCTTCCAGTACTACGGCAACTGGCCCAAGCCCGCCTCGCTCTCGGGGGGCACCCTGGTCCGCCTGGAGCCCGAGGACGAGGTGTGGGTGCAGGTGGGCGTGGGGGACTACATCGGCTTCTACGCCAGCGTCAAGACGGACAGCACCTTCACCGGCTTCCTCGTCTACTCCTACTGGCAAAACTCCGCCGTGTTCGCCTGAGCTCACCCTCGGCTGCGGGTGCGGCCCTTCCCGGAGAGCGGGACCCCTGCCCTGCTCGGGGCGCAGGAAcgctccctgtgccagggcggGGATGGCGGAACACCCCTGGAGCAGCGCTGGGGCAGAGCTCGCTGTTATTTCgggcacccccagggcagggcaagcCGGGCTGAGCGGCcgggggcccggcccgggggtgctgccccatccctcccctcaATAAAGCGCTGCTCAGCTCCGCGTGTGCCGCCTGCCTGCTGCGCCCCGAGGGCCGAGGGGGCTccgcagccctgcccgggggcTCCGGGCCGGGGCCACCGTGTCGGGATGTCCCCGCAGGGCCAGCGAGAGCCGCTAGATGGTGGCATCGGCGTCCTTGAGTGGCGAGCGCAGCGCTGTGACCGCCCCCGGCACCTCCCGAGGCTCGGGAGCACCGCCGGGGTCCCCCCGAGGACCGAGTCCCGGCCGATCGAGGGTCCCCATGCTGTCCGGGCCACCCCGGGGGGAGCGGATTGCCCGGGGCGAGCAGAGCCACGGCTCCGGGGGTGGCCCTCGGTCCCCGACGGGGCTGGCGGagccccccgcgcccgccccccgccccaGTGCGAAAGCGGTGACCCGCCGCTGGGAAAGGTCGCTATTTTTAGCAGGGGAATGAAGAGCTTCCTCATTCCTTGCCCAAAATAGGTCCCTGAGGGGACCAGCCGGGGAGGGGGCTCTTGGCCAGCGGCCGAACCCCTTAATGGGCTTGGGacgctgccctgcccggctgtAGGGCGCCAGCTGGGACcggcccttcccagcccaggaaCCGGGAACACAGCCGGacagccacccctgccctgccctgccccggaTCCCCATTGTCCCCCGTGTGTGCCGGACGGACCCCCAGGAGGGCAGCTGTGCCCGTCAGGATGGGCAAACCCCGTGTCCCTGctcaccaggggctgcagcagctggcaccgGCTGTGGGGACACCGTGTGCCGCCCCGTGCCACCCCAAAGGCACCCCCACCCTGGCACTGAGGACCACGGGCACATCACTGCAGCCTGCCCGGGCCACCCCCGGCCCGTGGGGACCTGTGGAGGCGCTGGGTGTCCCttttggggggcagggggactctgctgcagggcagccccggggccgggtTGCAGCAGAAGTCTCTGTTTGGGCTGGAGATGGCTTTTTCTGCAAGCAGAGCTGCTCGGGGGGCAAACAACGCCGCAGAGCAGATCGATGGCTGTtctgggaggaggaaagggaattCTCTGGACGAGGTGGGTGGGGGCTGGGAGCATTCCCTGGTCCCTGTCACGGTGTGGGGGAGAaggctcagcacaggcagccacagcagttcctgggctctgctgcctttgggatGCTCTTGGCTGTGTGGACACTTAGTCTGGGGTCAGGGGGACCCCCTGTGAGAATGTGAGGGTGTCTGCTGCTGCCtagggaggatgaggatgaggaaaaggaaaaggaagccaCAGGAGACTTTGACAAGCTCCTAGTAAGCTCCAGGTGCTTTTGATGAGCTCTGCCAGCTTCCCCGAGTTAGGAGAGCTTGGAGACCCcgtcccagcagagcccaggctaGGGAGGGGCCAGCAGCCCTCAGCCAGGCTAAGAGAGGAGCCTATATAAGAGCCAGGCTGAGGCCTCAGGTGCTGAGTGCAGCTTACAGAGGCAGCAGttggattgttttgtttcttttgaggtttttgtggttgctttgtgggtttttaGGAACAAAAATAAACGTCAGCACCtctttgcagagcagcactcGTGTCCTTGGCAGTCCAAGGTCACCTGAGGAGGTCAGCAGGCACCAGAGATTAAAGAGATCCATAGGATCGTGTCTGAGACCCTACAGCTGCACATGGGAACGCCCCAGTGGTGAAGGGTGGCCTGgtggctcctggcagcagcaggatggctcctgctccccccaAAAGTTTGGTTATGGCCCAGGTTCAGAGGCCTAATCGCTGCCGAGGTGCAGGGAACACTCTCAGGCATCTTCAGGACTGCTGAGCTGGTAAGGAGCCCCTTAACCTGGGAATGGCAGGGGAGGGACAATCCTTGCTCACGTGGGGGTGGGCTGGGCAAGAAAAGGACCAAAAAAAGGCTCAGGAGAGCAGACACGGCTCCTTCAGGGATGTCCTTGGGTTAGTCCCATGTCCTGGAGAGGTGTCCAGGAGGATGAAGGGTCAGCTCCCCCAAACTCAGGCCCATCCCTACGAGCAGGGGTGCGAGGTGCTGATCAAACCCCGCCATGGGCTGctcagagaggcaggagagccTCCCCCCATGGAGACATTGGgaaccctgctgtccccagacccGAGCAcgctgctctgggctggtgtccccagcagcctcagcccctccGTGTCGCCTGCGAGGCACCGGGGTCGCTGCTGAGCCcgggcagctgctggggctccctgtgctggatCAATAATGAGAGCCCAGGCTGgttcccacagcatcccaaaggCTCCCCGTGGTTCTGCCGCTGATCCtcacctgctccctccctgccgcCCGGGTATCATCCCCGCTCCCGCTGTGCCCATCTGCGCTCCCGGCTGTGcgtcccctccctgctggcaggggaccgtgcctcctgtccccaggctgtgccgAGCCGCTCATTAGGGACGGGGAGCCGCAGCTGGGCTGACAAAGGGATTTCCCAGCGCCTGGGGGCTCCTGCTTTCAGCGGGCTGCCAGAACCCACCACCCCAGCGCTCCTAAACCGGGCTCACCCGGCAGCAGCACGCTCCTCCCTCCTTGGGGAAGGGTCTGGGCGCTTTGAtgagctgagagcagcctgctgggctgtgtgggacCTCCCAAGCATGttcaggagcagggaattgCCCGAGGACTCCAAATCTTCTGTCCGGAGTGGCCCAGACCCGaagtgccagggcaggcagggctcacGGAGCTGGTCCATTAGCACGGAGCCGGTTGCATTTTCCTCCTGCAATTGCTGGCTGTTCGAGCAGAGATTGAGCCAAGCGTGTGCAGGATGGCTCCCGGGGGagggctgtgtcctgcacaTCCTGTCCTCGCTGGGAAAGCTGGGCTGCAGTGGCCCGAGGTGGCCGAGcaccctccccatcccctgccggggctgccgggctGGGAGAGCCTGCCTGGGCAGGGTAGGGCAGACATTCCCCGGCTGATCCCACCTTCCtgccccctctgcagcctccccaggggCCCAGCCAGCCTCGGGTCACACCCTAGGAGCACGAGAAGTGCCTCAGTTCCCCACTTATCAGGTatctgccagcactgccctcctccctgtgcctgagCAGGTATCTGCCTCTTTCTGGCCTCCCCTCTCTTGGTTTCCATCCTGATTGAAATGAGCCACTGATTGAAATGAGCCATCCTGATTGAaatgccctgccagggcagggcaagcCAGGACTCCTGGAGTCTCTGCCCATCAGGGTCCTGAGCCATTTTTCCAAACAATTTATGAGGATGCTGGGGAAGCAGAGAGTGCTTAAAAGCACAAAGCAACCTGCCAGGAGCTCAGATCcgagccagggagcagctccttgtgcagcAAATGCATCTGCTCAGGGTAACCCTGAGCCTGCCACAGCCTTTCTGCAAGGCAAGACCCAGCCCcctgctgcctccatccctgggacagTCTGAGGCCCCACAAATGTGCAGGAACAGGAAGGAACAGGCCCCAGCACGTTCCTGCCAGCCTGGAACACACtgggagccccagcccctcctccctgtcccctggtgtGGTGTATCCACAACCATCTCCtctcacctgggctggcagagcaggagctgggggctgccagctctgagaAGCCCACCCAGAGTGGGTTTGGGCGTGAATTCATCTCCTGGGTGCTGGATTTTCCCCGGCTCCAGGGTatcccacagcactgcttttctGGGGGCAAACACCCCCGAGCCTGCAGGTGATGTTGACCCTTTGAGGGGAATGATGGGCTTTGCATGGAGCCCAGGGGTGAATGTAggagacacaaacacacattcccccaaaaaacccttccCAAGAAcgaggcagagcccagctttTGGTAAAGGAGATTTTAATCTGCTCAGTATCTAGTCCATAGTGCAAAGAGTTAAACTTAAGGCAAAGCCTTCTCTTATAAACAGCAAACAGGCCCTAAACAAACAAGCGTGACtgctataataataataataatataaaaaaaagggGTTAAGGGAACAAACTGCACTTCTGGGGAGGTGTCCTTTCCCCCCAGCCTGTAACTCATGTAGGGAACCTTGCACCCCCTGATCCATGAGCTGGTCCCAAGGgaatgctgctgcctgtggagcagggccaCAATCCCACCCCTGAGTgactccagctgcagctccctgactCCCCTGCAAGTGCCTGGGACAAGGCAAAGCCTGGGTTCACACTCCTCTGGTGAGGGTTTGGCTGCTCCCAAGTGTTGGTGGCTGGAGAGAGGCAGCTGAACGAGGGAGGTGTGtggggaggcacagggacaAGAGCTTGAGCAATGGGGAGCTTTGCATCTCGTTGGAGTGGAGTGGAAGCAGCTGAGAGCCCTTCTAACACCCTTTAGTGCtcaggagcctggctgggccAGGAATCCTTCCAGCTCCCAGGAAATGTGGGAGcaagcagccctggcagtgcctttCTGAGCAAAGCCACTCAACAAGAGGATAGTTCCTTGCTagagctcagctttgcagctcagaggcatctcccagcacagcctggcctctctgctgcctctgttttGGCTTAAATTGCTAATCAAGAAGGAAAATAGAAGGAGAAGCATGCCAGCTGCCCTCAGGCTCTTGGCTTGCAGTCCAGAGTCAAGACTCTCTCCGGTCTGGCTCCAGCCAAAATTGGCTGTGGCGTGTGGCTGACCTCAGgcaagcagctggaaaaggaaaagctttttagTGCAAGGCCCTCTTGCAGCCCAGCAATTTCTTGGAATGGTGCTGGTTGCCCAAGCTGGGATGAGCCATCTCAGGCCTGCCCCAGCCAGGATGGGATGGACACCTTGGGCTCCAGGGGACACTTCTGAATGGAAGTAACGACATTGGTgacaaacaagacaaaacaaaggTACAGCCCTGCCCTAATCCCAGATATCCATGGTCCTGGTACTGCTCCACGCACACAACTGCAGATCCACAGCATGGATGTGCAGAAactgtgcctggagctggaatgTCTGTGAGCTCCCAAGAGTTTTGGGGTGCTCCCTCTTCTCCTAAAGAATTCCTCCCTCTAACCAGCCCGGCCTGGGAAGGAGCCAGCAAGCTCTGGAGTGACCCTCCCTGCTCCATGGCACTCTTAGCCTGAAAATGTGTGGGTTTTGGAGAGGATTCTCCAGCCTTGGCTCAagtctgggctgctgctgctgctgccagggctgcctggggggCCACTCCTCAGttccccaagcagcagcagcagccctgcaggaggagtgatccctgcagcctccccgTGCAGGTAACCTGATGTGTGCTTGCTAGTCTTGCATAGGTGATgcgtggaagcagcagcagcagcactgagctctgcagggagcccGGGTCCATCACAGCTCCACGCTGTCCTGGCAAGAGAGATCCCTCAAAAAGCAAAGCCCTGGGGTGATGAAgtaccccaaaatccctgttCTCCAGCTGAGAGCCAGGCTCAGCAAACACTAAAAAACTCGAGTGTGCTCCTGGCTCTCCCTGGGCCTTGCAAACAGGGCActcctcccttttcccatgGAGCTCCTCCAGGCCTGGATGCAGCCTGCCAGGTAATTTTCTAGTGAgaccttgggaaaaaaatctcccttgCCTTGCACCAGCCCCTGTGAttgccaggagggcacagcctgtAACCTTCCATCAGCTTTGGCTAGGAGGGACCAGAGCATTTTCCTGCGCTCTGCTTTGGATCTCAGGCTGCAGGCTCGAGGCAACAGCCCTGAAACAGCAAAAGTTGTCAACAAAAAAACAGGTAACTCTTCCAGCCCGCTGCAGAGATCAGTATTGTGCTTGCTAGCAAGAGCTACAACCTAGTTAGGCAGCAAATGTGACCAGCAGACACCCCACAGCGTTCTGCCCTTCCAGCACCATCCACAGTTCTTTGGAAGCTGCTCAAGGCAGCCCTGGGAAGTGCACACAGGGGTGTCCTTGACCTCCTGGGAAAAACAGCCCAAGCCCCCCCTGGGCTCACAGGTAGACGTTGAGGGTCTGCAGGATGACCTGGCGGCACAGGGGGCAGTTGCGCTGGTAgatgtcctgctgcaggagcacctCTGTGCactcctggcacaggcacaggtgcctgcagggcagcagcaggaccgTCTTGGTCTGGTCCTGGCAGATGACACATTTCTTACGCTCCTCTTGTTCTtt contains:
- the MFRP gene encoding membrane frizzled-related protein — encoded protein: MKDFTEITLCPEALDGSKTEFCNPVFEGEEPRAAPSAEHPPDKDGTGPARRRDGLGQQLWAQVGWRYRADCKFTWLCVALMSTILLFLIALLLGIVIHQLTSPHPPGAPATALPARGTATTATAPIRRDPPAPKTAATPTESRLPTARTAAPACGGTLRGPEGSFSSPNYPGPYPPNALCIWHIEVGAGLAIQLRMETFSVEGTASCLFDRLELYEEQGTAGTAPAPARGSPTRFCGNVPPPTFNSNSNRLRVTFVSDSSVGAQGFSARYRAVLPAEKSCAWDEHLCDRGLCLQLGFVCDGFHDCTDGSDEANCSLKHKECGGPLTALEGHLSTPNHPQPYPHQQLCLWQISVPLGHVIDLHFHNFSLESHEDCSFDFVEVHDSAGTGTASLMGRFCGHQLPPALTSSRHVMTVLFVADEGVADEGFFATYQARNATEKTCSPAEFSCGNGECRALESVCDGWHDCPDGTDELNCTGVSYPAFGSVCEPVEVEMCLGLGYNATSFPNIWLAIPDQEGAAEVLQDYQTLMELACYQHLRLLICSLFVPKCTPDGGVLQPCRAVCLAAELRCQQSLGLLGILWPINCNILPDSSDPVECFQP
- the C1QTNF5 gene encoding complement C1q tumor necrosis factor-related protein 5 — protein: MKQLFLLFLLGLISRSLQIEDNKIPGLCSGQPGIPGTPGLHGGQGLPGRDGRDGRDGAMGMPGEKGDMGPPGVPGPRGEVGSPGVDGLHGEKGAQGECAVAPRSAFSAKRSESRSPPLADQPILFDVVLINEQGHYDPATGKFTCEVPGLYYFAVHATVYRTSLQFDIIKNGHSIASFFQYYGNWPKPASLSGGTLVRLEPEDEVWVQVGVGDYIGFYASVKTDSTFTGFLVYSYWQNSAVFA